The following proteins are encoded in a genomic region of Thermococcus pacificus:
- a CDS encoding cytochrome C biogenesis protein CcdA yields the protein MRSELKGLAIILLVSFGISSLALWALDMVSFLPTFFTLALTDSINPCTFVIYTMLLIALSVREISRRRLYLVGMSFVVAVYISYYLLGVGLLYLGSYIPLWAAGVFAVAFGLYTIATGLMERSRVGGKSKVRRKIFSSDATLAGAFLLGIVVSTTLLPCSAGSYLVYATIIAHTSRAMAFLLLGLYNLIFVLPLVMILVAMGSVTESKRFSQAMVRHSRELSVIAGILLIAIGIWVLTGVSL from the coding sequence ATGAGGAGCGAGCTCAAAGGCCTGGCAATAATACTTCTTGTGTCCTTCGGGATAAGCTCACTGGCGCTCTGGGCGCTGGATATGGTGAGTTTTCTGCCGACGTTCTTCACGCTGGCGCTGACGGACTCGATAAACCCCTGCACCTTTGTCATATACACCATGCTCCTCATAGCCCTCTCCGTCAGGGAAATCTCGCGCAGACGGCTTTACCTTGTGGGTATGTCCTTCGTAGTGGCAGTCTACATCTCCTACTACCTCCTCGGCGTCGGTCTGCTGTACCTCGGGTCTTATATCCCCCTTTGGGCCGCAGGAGTCTTCGCGGTGGCCTTCGGCCTGTACACAATAGCCACAGGGCTGATGGAGAGATCGAGGGTTGGGGGAAAGAGCAAGGTCCGGAGAAAGATATTCAGCAGCGACGCGACGCTCGCCGGCGCGTTTCTCCTCGGCATAGTTGTCTCAACCACGCTCCTCCCCTGCTCGGCCGGCAGCTACCTCGTCTACGCCACGATAATCGCCCACACCAGCAGGGCTATGGCGTTTCTCCTGCTGGGGCTTTACAACTTGATCTTCGTCCTGCCGCTGGTCATGATACTCGTGGCTATGGGCAGTGTGACGGAGAGCAAGAGGTTCTCTCAGGCTATGGTGAGGCACAGCAGGGAGCTCTCCGTTATAGCAGGGATACTGCTGATAGCCATTGGAATCTGGGTTCTAACGGGAGTCTCACTTTGA
- a CDS encoding glutaredoxin — translation MKKLGMVLLLMLLIGFAAGCISNSNTSTQSQTTSTGPEYVVINGTKIYLNQIHFYMYGLKTCPHCRAMKEEIPKVYGNDSLTYYELMNNETNMKLFETQYTYTGISGVPAIAIAYGGNLTAIIEGEYNVSATPKIIYTSMENRAVVLFVGGKAYLLKNQTIISTLKAIYIEHRLPENETG, via the coding sequence ATGAAAAAACTTGGAATGGTGCTTTTGCTCATGCTCCTCATCGGTTTTGCGGCGGGCTGCATCTCGAATTCAAACACTTCCACACAGTCCCAGACGACCTCAACGGGCCCCGAGTACGTGGTCATCAACGGGACGAAGATCTATCTCAATCAGATACACTTCTACATGTACGGCCTGAAGACCTGCCCCCACTGCAGGGCAATGAAGGAGGAGATACCCAAGGTCTACGGCAATGACAGCCTGACATACTACGAGCTCATGAACAACGAGACGAACATGAAGCTCTTTGAGACGCAGTACACCTACACCGGGATAAGCGGTGTCCCCGCGATAGCCATAGCCTACGGTGGGAACCTTACGGCCATCATTGAGGGCGAATACAACGTCTCCGCCACACCCAAAATAATATACACCTCGATGGAGAACAGGGCGGTGGTACTCTTCGTCGGCGGCAAGGCCTACCTGCTCAAGAACCAGACTATAATAAGCACCTTAAAGGCCATATACATCGAGCACAGGCTCCCTGAAAACGAAACCGGATGA
- a CDS encoding Lrp/AsnC family transcriptional regulator, with product MRNQGKLDGLDRMILHILQEDGRASYSEIARRLKVPESTVRLRVKKLVESGVIRKFAALINPFKAGYSIVAFIAVDVEPSRVKNAAEELSKLPEVDVLGIATGAHDILMQVTVRDLYELENFLIEKLGKVEGIRSTETSILTSVRKWGFARVF from the coding sequence ATGCGGAATCAGGGAAAGCTTGACGGCCTCGACAGGATGATACTCCATATCCTCCAAGAGGACGGGAGGGCAAGCTACTCGGAGATAGCGAGAAGGCTGAAGGTGCCGGAATCAACGGTCAGGCTCAGGGTGAAGAAGCTGGTCGAGAGCGGAGTCATAAGAAAGTTTGCTGCCCTGATAAACCCGTTCAAAGCAGGCTATTCGATAGTCGCGTTCATAGCGGTCGACGTAGAGCCAAGCAGGGTGAAGAATGCCGCTGAGGAGCTGAGCAAGCTCCCTGAAGTGGACGTCCTCGGCATAGCCACGGGGGCACACGACATCCTCATGCAGGTTACAGTTAGGGACCTCTACGAGCTTGAGAACTTTCTCATCGAAAAATTGGGGAAGGTAGAAGGGATAAGGAGCACAGAAACCTCTATATTGACCAGTGTCCGCAAGTGGGGCTTCGCGAGAGTGTTTTGA
- a CDS encoding SDR family NAD(P)-dependent oxidoreductase yields the protein MELAGKVALVTGAGRGIGRAIAVALARKGANVAVNYAHSAEGAWKTVELCRSHGVDAIAVKADVSNREEVRKMVEEVVGHFGRIDILVNNAGILGKALRPMEVTDEDWDAVLGVNLKGAFIVTQEVLRYMKKGKIVNIASIAGKDGGTVGPHYAASKGGLIALTFNLARHLAPDILVNAVAPGPVDTELISPDIKEKLKKLSLTGEIAKPEEIAHAVIFLLENDHITGELIDVNGGRLMD from the coding sequence ATGGAGCTGGCCGGAAAGGTTGCCCTCGTTACCGGAGCTGGGAGAGGAATAGGGAGGGCCATAGCGGTTGCCCTTGCCCGGAAGGGGGCAAACGTGGCTGTAAACTACGCCCACAGCGCGGAAGGGGCCTGGAAAACCGTCGAGCTCTGCCGTTCCCACGGCGTCGATGCCATCGCAGTTAAGGCGGACGTTAGCAACCGGGAGGAAGTCAGGAAGATGGTGGAGGAGGTCGTTGGGCACTTTGGGAGGATAGACATACTGGTGAACAACGCCGGTATACTCGGGAAGGCCCTGAGGCCGATGGAAGTTACCGATGAGGACTGGGACGCGGTTCTTGGAGTAAACCTCAAGGGGGCCTTCATAGTGACGCAGGAAGTTCTGAGGTACATGAAGAAGGGCAAGATAGTCAACATAGCCTCCATAGCCGGGAAGGATGGAGGAACCGTTGGGCCCCACTACGCAGCCTCGAAGGGCGGCCTCATAGCCCTCACCTTCAACCTCGCGAGGCACCTGGCGCCGGACATACTCGTCAACGCTGTCGCTCCCGGCCCGGTAGACACCGAGCTAATAAGCCCCGACATAAAGGAGAAGCTCAAGAAACTGTCCCTGACGGGGGAGATAGCCAAGCCGGAGGAGATAGCCCACGCGGTGATTTTCCTGCTGGAGAACGACCACATAACCGGAGAACTCATAGACGTCAACGGTGGAAGGCTCATGGATTGA
- a CDS encoding YbhB/YbcL family Raf kinase inhibitor-like protein: MDLEIGSVFHDGDYIPVEFTCDGEDVNPPIFIGHIDPNVKSLVIIMDDPDAPMGTFTHWIAWNIPPLGEIPKGVPPKGVVEAPVRMVQGRNDFGKIGYGGPCPPKGHGVHHYHFKIYALDTVLELDPGTSRKELEKAMEGHIIQMGELVGLYERK, translated from the coding sequence ATGGATTTGGAGATAGGTTCGGTATTTCACGACGGTGACTACATACCCGTCGAGTTCACTTGCGACGGGGAAGATGTGAACCCACCGATATTCATCGGGCACATCGACCCCAACGTGAAGAGCCTCGTCATCATAATGGACGACCCGGATGCGCCAATGGGTACGTTCACCCACTGGATAGCGTGGAACATCCCGCCGCTCGGGGAGATTCCGAAGGGCGTTCCTCCGAAGGGCGTCGTAGAGGCTCCCGTGAGGATGGTTCAGGGAAGGAACGACTTCGGAAAGATCGGCTACGGCGGTCCCTGCCCCCCGAAGGGGCACGGCGTCCACCACTATCACTTCAAGATCTACGCCCTAGACACGGTTCTTGAGCTCGATCCCGGGACGAGCAGAAAAGAACTGGAAAAGGCCATGGAAGGCCACATCATTCAGATGGGAGAACTGGTGGGGCTCTACGAGAGGAAGTGA